A stretch of DNA from Micromonospora sp. NBC_01813:
GCGACCCGGACGGCGGCAACCAGCCACGCACCGACGACGAAACCGGCCAGGGCCTCGTCACCGACGTCGCCCTCAAGCGCAAGATCCGCGACACGGTGGCGTTGCTGCGCGGCGACGACCCCCGGTACGGCATCTTCGTCGAAGCCGGTCACGCCCTCAACACCCGCATCGAAGAAGGACTCACCGCCGCCCCCGGCCGGACCGACCAGGCCCAGCAGTGGCTCTGCGACCACTACTTCGACATCCGGATGTTCGGTGCGGTGCTCAGCACCGGCGCCAAGGGCGGCGCCGGCCAGGTCCGCGGACCACTCCAGGTCACCTTCGCCCGCAGCATCGATCCGATCCTGCCGACCGACCACGCCATCACCCGCGTCACCCAGACCCGCCAGGACGACATCGACAAAGGCGAGCGGACCGAAATGGGTTCGAAGTGGACCGTCCCGTACGGCCTCTACCGCGCCCACGCCTTCTACTCTGCGCCCCGCGCTGCCAAGACCGGCGTCACCACCGACGACCTCGCCGCCCTCTGGCAGGCAATCACCATGATGTTCGACCACGACCGGTCCGCCACCCGTGGCGAGATGAAGCTCTGCGGCCTCTGGGTCTTCAGCCACCCCGACGCGCTCGGCGTCGCCCCAGCCGCCAGCCTCTCCAACCGGATCCAGGTCAGCCGTACCAACCCGGACAAGCCCGCCCGTCAACACCTCGACTACCAGCGGAACATCGCCGACGCGCCGCTGCCAGACGGCGTCGTACTCACCACCGTGGCGGACCTCTGGCTGTGACACCACCCGCCGAGGGCGGCAGCGGGATCCGCGAGGTCCCGCTGTCCGCCCTTGAGCACTACGCCTACTGCCAGCGGCAGACCGCGCTCATCCACGTCGAGCAGGTCTGGGACGAAAGTGCGGAAACCGTACGCGGCGACCTGAGTCACACCACTGTCGACCTGCCCGGCATCACCCGCCGGGCAGGCGTCACCGTCGTGCGCTCCCTGCCCGTCGGCAGCGAGCAGTACGGTCTACGGGGTGTCTGCGACGTCGTCGAGTTCACCGGCGAGGTAGCCACGCCCGTCGAATACAAGGTCGGCCGCTACCAGCCCGGTGGGCCAGCCGAGCTGCAACTCGGCGGCCAGGCCCTGTGCCTGATCGAAGCCGGCTTCGACGTGCCGCTTGGCCACATCTACTCCGTCGCCGAACGCCGACGCCACCCGGTGACCATCGACGATGCACTTCTCCAGCAGGTCATCGAAGCCGCCGAGGCCGTACGCCGGATCCTCGACAGCCCGACCCTGCCGCTCGCCCGCAACGACAAACGTTGCCGGCGCTGCTCGCTGCGTGACGCCTGCCTGCCCGAAGCCACCGACGGGCGCAGCCGTCCTCTCCTCGAACTGTTCGCCCCGCGACCACTCGGAACCTGGCGTGACTGAACTTCTCAACACCCTGTACATCCAGACCCCCGGCACCAGCCTGCATCTCGACGGCGACACCGTGCGTGCCTTCCACCCCGACGATGATGCCGACGCCAAACCGCGACGGGTGCCGCTCGTGCGCATCGACCACCTGGTCGCCTTCGGCGGAGTCAACGTCAGCCAGGAGTTGCAACTGCGTTGCGCAGCCGATGGCCGGTCCGTCACCTACCTGACGAGCAATGGCCGCTTCCGGATGCGCACGGTCGGACCGGCAACCGGCAATCCACTGCTGCGCCAAGCGCAGCACCGCGCAGCCGACGACCCGGCCCACCGGCTCGCCATCTCGGTTGCCATGATCGCCGGGAAGATCCACAACAGCCGGCAGGTGCTGCTGCGTACCGCCCGGGACAGCTCCGGGTTCCGGCAGACCGCGCTGCGCGCCAGCGCCGAACTGATCGCCGGACGGCTCGAACTACTCCGCACCGCCGACAGCACTGGTGAAGTGTTCGGCGTCGAAGGAATCACCGCCCGCGACTACTTCGCCGCCCTGCCGCACCTGGTCACCCAGGCCAAAGAGTGGAAGGTCGCTGGACGCAGCAAGCGCCCGCCCACCGACCCCGTGAACTGTCTTCTCTCCTTCCTCTACGGGATGTTGCGCGGTGCCGTGCACGGCGCACTGGAACAGGTCGGACTGGATCCGTACATCGGGTTCCTGCACGGCGTACGCGCCGGAAAGCCGGCACTGGCCCTCGACCTGATGGAAGAGTTCCGTCCCCTGCTGGCCGACCGGCTCGCCTTCACCCTGCTCAACCGACGTGAGCTAGGCATCAAGGACTTCGACCATCTGCCCAACGGGGCATACCAACTGACCGACGACGGGCGCAAGAAGGTGTTCACCGCCTGGCAGCAGAGTCGGCAGCGCACCTGGCCGCACGCCTACCTCGGCCGGGAAGTCGAGGCCGCGTTGCTGCCGCTCGTCCAGGCGCGTCTGCTCGCCCGGCATCTGCGCGGCGAGCTTGCCGCCTACCAGCCCTGGATGGTCAACTGAGATGGACCTGCTGGTCACGTACGACGTCGAGACGACCACCCCAGCAGGCCAGCGGCGGCTGCGGAAAGTGGCCAAGATCTGCGAGGGGTACGGCCACCGCGTGCAGAAGTCGGTCTTCGAAGTCGTCTGCCGGGACGCCGACAAGGTAAAGCTGGTCGCAGCGATCGAGGCCGTCATCGACCCAGCCCGGGACAGCGTACGGATCTACCGCCTACCGGCGATGGCCCTCGATGACGTCGAGCACCTCGGACGGCCACGGGCGATGGACCCGCGCGGCCCGTTCGTGATCTAGGAACCTCCGGTGCACACGGAAACCCGGGGAGGTTCCGAACCACGAAAGTGGGGCAAAATACTTGTACTGGCATGCGTGTCTGGGCCGAAAGCAGTGACGTCCTGCTATTTGCCCAGCTCGCGAGCCGCTGCACCGGGCCCCGACGGCCGGTGAGGATCGCAACGTCTTGGGGCCAGCCGGCCGGGGCGGTGGTGCCGGAGCGCTGCACCGGGCCCCGACGGCCGGTGAGGATCGCAACGATCGCGTCGGCGATGACGCGGCCGGGGTCGGCGACGGGGCTGCACCGGGCCCCGACGGCCGGTGAGGATCGCAACGTCGTCCGTCGGCGGGTTTCCGATGGCGACCATCGGCTGCACCGGGCCCCGACGGCCGGTGAGGATCGCAACGTCGACGTGGTCCGCGTGATCGGCGGTGACGCTGCCGCTGCACCGGGCCCCGACGGCCGGTGAGGATCGCAACGGCGAGCGGGACGCCGCCGCGCTCCTCGATGCCGTCGCTGCACCGGGCCCCGACGGCCGGTGAGGATCGCAACCGCCATCCGGCCCAGCGCGCCTGCCACTGATGCCACGGCTGCACCGGGCCCCGACGGCCGGTGAGGATCGCAACGGCGGCACCACCAGCGTTTCCAGGGCAGACGCCCCGCTGCACCGGGCCCCGACGGCCGGTGAGGATCGCAACGTCACGCTGCGTCAGGCGGTAGAGGGCGGCGTGCTTCGCTGCACCGGGCCCCGACGGCCGGTGAGGATCGCAACGAGTCGACCATCCCCGTCACACTCGCCACTCTGGTCGCTGCACCGGGCCCCGACGGCCGGTGAGGATCGCAACGCCGAGTTGGCCGGCCGGGGTGCGTCGTGACGCCCCGGCTGCACCGGGCCCCGACGGCCGGTGAGGATCGCAACAACTCCCCCACGGACTCCCCGCCGCCACCGCCGAGCTGCACCGGGCCCCGACGGCCGGTGAGGATCGCAACCTCGCGTCGGAGAACGGTCAGAGCACGGTCCGTGTCAGCTGCACCGGGCCCCGACGGCCGGTGAGGATCGCAACGTCATCGGGCAGATCCTTTTGTCGCGGCACGCTGTCGCGCTGCACCGGGCCCCGACGGCCGGTGAGGATCGCAACGACCTCCCAGCCGATGTTGCTGCCGGGCTGTTGGAGCGCTGCACCGGGCCCCGACGGCCGGTGAGGATCGCAACACTTGGGCATCCCTCTCAGGATCCGGCCGGCACGGGCTGCACCGGGCCCCGACGGCCGGTGAGGATCGCAACGGCATCGTCGTCATCCTGGCCACGCAGATCCCGGACGCGAGCTGCACCGGGCCCCGACGGCCGGTGAGGATCGCAACGTCTTGAGGACGCCGACGAGGTCCGCATCCAGGTGGGTGGCTGCACCGGGCCCCGACGGCCGGTGAGGATCGCAACAGCGTTTCCCATGTGTAGAACAGGCCCAACCCCTTGTGGCTGCACCGGGCCCCGACGGCCGGTGAGGATCGCAACGACGGCCACAGCCCGGCTGAGGTGTTCGGCAAGGCCGCTGCACCGGGCCCCGACGGCCGGTGAGGATCGCAACGGCCGGTGGGTCGACGAGGGATGGATCGTCGCGACCGAGGCTGCACCGGGCCCCGACGGCCGGTGAGGATCGCAACGGCCACGCGGTGTACGTCTGTCGGAACGTCTGATGGGCGCTGCACCGGGCCCCGACGGCCGGTGAGGATCGCAACTCGGTGATCGTGATCCCCTCGTTGCGCCCCCGGAAGCTGCACCGGGCCCCGACGGCCGGTGAGGATCGCAACCTGAGGGTCACGAGTTGTGGCACGACACGTCCGACGCTGCACCGGGCCCCGACGGCCGGTGAGGATCGCAACTATTCGGCCGTTGACGCCGTCGAGGACGATGCGCTGGCTGCACCGGGCCCCGACGGCCGGTGAGGATCGCAACGGCGGCTGACGCGGCGGGGATGGCGTAGGGCATCCGGGCTGCACCGGGCCCCGACGGCCGGTGAGGATCGCAACCTTCAGCAGCGCAGCGTTGTCTTCCCAGCCCTGGGCTGCACCGGGCCCCGACGGCCGGTGAGGATCGCAACCGTCGTCGGCCAGGCGTAGTTGACGGACACGCCGTAGGCTGCACCGGGCCCCGACGGCCGGTGAGGATCGCAACGTCGGCGGCCGCCGTCAGCCGGTCGACGACGGTACGGCTGCACCGGGCCCCGACGGCCGGTGAGGATCGCAACACGCCGTCACACCGGCTGTGGCAGCCGGGCTGGCATCAGCTGCACCGGGCCCCGACGGCCGGTGAGGATCGCAACTCGAAGTTGCCGGCCATCAGCACCAGGCCGGCGGTCGTGCTGCACCGGGCCCCGACGGCCGGTGAGGATCGCAACATCGACGTACCCCCAATCTGATCATGTCGACGCGCTGCGCTGCACCGGGCCCCGACGGCCGGTGAGGATCGCAACACGGCTGGTGCGCCGCAGATGTCAGGCGTCACCGGTAGCTGCACCGGGCCCCGACGGCCGGTGAGGATCGCAACGAGCGCGTCACCGGCGACCTGGCCCGCTGGCGGCTCGGCTGCACCGGGCCCCGACGGCCGGTGAGGATCGCAACGGCTCGGGTGCCGGCGCGATGTCCGGCCGGCTGTCCGGGCTGCACCGGGCCCCGACGGCCGGTGAGGATCGCAACATCCACCCTGCCGCGCCGAGCAGCACGGCGCCAGTCAGGCTGCACCGGGCCCCGACGGCCGGTGAGGATCGCAACCTGCTCTAGGGCACGCTCCAGTGTGGTCAAGGACCATGGCTGCACCGGGCCCCGACGGCCGGTGAGGATCGCAACTTGGACGTCAGAGGCCGGTTCGCTAGGTCTTGTCCATTGTGGGTTGATCTGATCGTGCGGATGTGAGCGGTGGTCGTAACCGGTGAGGACGTGACCGCGTTGGGTCGATCATGGGTGAACGCGCGGCGTATCCGAGTGACCTGACCGACGAGCAGTGGGCGGTGATCGGACCGTTCCTGCAGGCGTGGAAGGCCCGCCACCCGTCGGTGTCCGGGCATCAGGGCCGCTACGAGCTGCGGGAGATCGTGAACGCGATCTTCTACCAGAACCGGACCGGCTGTCAGTGGGCGTACCTGCCACACGACCTGCCGCCGAAGTCCGCGACGTACTACTACTTCGCCCGGTGGCGTGACGACGGCACCGACCAGGTCGTCCACGACCTGCTGCGGTGCCAGGCACGGGAGAAGGCCGGCCGTACCGAGGACCCGACCGCGGTGGTGCTGGACACCCAGTCGGTCCGCGTGGCCAACAATGTGCCCGCCGCGACGACCGGCAAGGACGCCGCCAAGAAGGTGCCGGGGCGTAAACGGGGCCTCGCCGTGGACGCGTTGGGGCTGGTCATCGCGGTCGTGGTCACCGCCGCGTCGGTCACCGACAACGCCATCGGCATCCGGCTGCTCGACCAGGTCGTCGCGCACACCCCCACCGTGACCCGCGCATGGGTCGACGCAGGGTTCAAACAGGACATGGCGCTGCACGGCGCCCTGGTCGGCGTCGACGTCGAGGTCGTCAAACGCTCCGACACCCGGCCCGGGTTCGTACCGGTCCGCAGACGCTGGATCGTCGAACAGACCCTCGGCACCCTGATGCTGCACCGCCGTCTCGTCCGCGAGTACGAGAGCCGACCGGAGTCCAGCGCGTCACGCACCTGGTGGGCGTCCACCGCGAACCTGGTCCGCCGACTGACCGGCACCAGCACACCCACCTGGCGG
This window harbors:
- the cas7c gene encoding type I-C CRISPR-associated protein Cas7/Csd2; this translates as MSDAHLDPARRHDVVMFFDVTDGNPNGDPDGGNQPRTDDETGQGLVTDVALKRKIRDTVALLRGDDPRYGIFVEAGHALNTRIEEGLTAAPGRTDQAQQWLCDHYFDIRMFGAVLSTGAKGGAGQVRGPLQVTFARSIDPILPTDHAITRVTQTRQDDIDKGERTEMGSKWTVPYGLYRAHAFYSAPRAAKTGVTTDDLAALWQAITMMFDHDRSATRGEMKLCGLWVFSHPDALGVAPAASLSNRIQVSRTNPDKPARQHLDYQRNIADAPLPDGVVLTTVADLWL
- the cas4 gene encoding CRISPR-associated protein Cas4, which encodes MTPPAEGGSGIREVPLSALEHYAYCQRQTALIHVEQVWDESAETVRGDLSHTTVDLPGITRRAGVTVVRSLPVGSEQYGLRGVCDVVEFTGEVATPVEYKVGRYQPGGPAELQLGGQALCLIEAGFDVPLGHIYSVAERRRHPVTIDDALLQQVIEAAEAVRRILDSPTLPLARNDKRCRRCSLRDACLPEATDGRSRPLLELFAPRPLGTWRD
- the cas1c gene encoding type I-C CRISPR-associated endonuclease Cas1c, whose translation is MTELLNTLYIQTPGTSLHLDGDTVRAFHPDDDADAKPRRVPLVRIDHLVAFGGVNVSQELQLRCAADGRSVTYLTSNGRFRMRTVGPATGNPLLRQAQHRAADDPAHRLAISVAMIAGKIHNSRQVLLRTARDSSGFRQTALRASAELIAGRLELLRTADSTGEVFGVEGITARDYFAALPHLVTQAKEWKVAGRSKRPPTDPVNCLLSFLYGMLRGAVHGALEQVGLDPYIGFLHGVRAGKPALALDLMEEFRPLLADRLAFTLLNRRELGIKDFDHLPNGAYQLTDDGRKKVFTAWQQSRQRTWPHAYLGREVEAALLPLVQARLLARHLRGELAAYQPWMVN
- the cas2 gene encoding CRISPR-associated endonuclease Cas2, with the translated sequence MDLLVTYDVETTTPAGQRRLRKVAKICEGYGHRVQKSVFEVVCRDADKVKLVAAIEAVIDPARDSVRIYRLPAMALDDVEHLGRPRAMDPRGPFVI
- a CDS encoding IS5 family transposase — protein: MGERAAYPSDLTDEQWAVIGPFLQAWKARHPSVSGHQGRYELREIVNAIFYQNRTGCQWAYLPHDLPPKSATYYYFARWRDDGTDQVVHDLLRCQAREKAGRTEDPTAVVLDTQSVRVANNVPAATTGKDAAKKVPGRKRGLAVDALGLVIAVVVTAASVTDNAIGIRLLDQVVAHTPTVTRAWVDAGFKQDMALHGALVGVDVEVVKRSDTRPGFVPVRRRWIVEQTLGTLMLHRRLVREYESRPESSASRTWWASTANLVRRLTGTSTPTWRQR